From a single Brassica rapa cultivar Chiifu-401-42 chromosome A01, CAAS_Brap_v3.01, whole genome shotgun sequence genomic region:
- the LOC103871074 gene encoding probable protein S-acyltransferase 19, whose amino-acid sequence MVRTHGWQLPAHKFQVIAITVFCLLAVAYYAFFAPFVGGRIWEFILLGLYSPVALIVFVLYVRCTAINPADPGIMSKFERGGGGDIGHHDLPSKDIARRFSEAGSHLQSSPSVASRTSTLPANSSVKGSVGDAQRVEPVVPRKSCYNPLAILCGVFVYEDCRKKEEIDEQQGDREEALFCTLCNAEVRKFSKHCRSCDKCVDCFDHHCRWLNNCVGRKNYITFILLMAASLLWLIIEAAVGIAVIVRVFVNKREMETEIVNRLGNGFSRTPFATVVGLCTAVSMLALFPLGELFFFHMLLIKKGITTYEYVVAMRAMSEVPPGASVDEEMPNVLYSPSGSATTGFSGGSSLGLSYKGAWCTPPRVFVDYQDEVIPHLDPGMVPSTVDPDATESAERGNKIPKRPVKLSAWKLAKLNSNEATRAAARARASSSVLRPIENRHAQDDELSSSGTISVVSSVSADANAAAMRNNDPRLPLSRNSFAPSHGSKDEYETETHSMSSFSSPSHVHEAVSLSPLPQYHTAGNRFAAGASSNAPRPPLNPGMIHSTFDEKIMQKGNKADPVLHPAPAPAASLLRDVRRTSVVWDQEAGRYVSVPATTSEARTRLASHHQPIPSSHAQNPRSVLPPQDSSSGKAPLHPPPQQGERLMYTGDSIFFGGPLVNIPNRDGLRNEGDSGREGQDRMTLALPREARFRRDTTSNQLPVFAPVGTRK is encoded by the exons ATGGTGAGGACACACGGCTGGCAACTCCCCGCTCACAAATTTCAG GTGATTGCTATCACGGTGTTCTGCTTGTTGGCTGTAGCCTACTATGCTTTCTTCGCTCCTTTTGTTGGTGGACGCATCTGGGAGTTCATTCTCCTCGGTCTTTACTCTCCTGTG GCTCTCATTGTTTTCGTGCTTTATGTTCGGTGTACTGCAATCAATCCTGCGGATCCAGGAATCATGTCCAAATTCGAAAGAGGAGGTGGTGGTGACATTGGACATCATGACTTACCTTCCAAGGATATCGCCAGGAGATTTAGTGAAGCGGGCAGTCACCTGCAGTCTTCTCCTTCTGTTGCCTCAAGGACCTCTACTTTACCAGCAAACTCTAGCGTCAAAGGCTCTGTTGGAGACGCTCAGAGAGTGGAGCCTGTTGTTCCGAGGAAATCTTGCTATAATCCTTTGGCTATCCTGTGCGGCGTGTTTGTTTATGAAGATTGTCGCAAGAAGGAAGAGATAGATGAACAGCAAGGGGACAGGGAAGAAGCTCTCTTTTGCACCTTGTGCAATGCTGAG GTACGTAAGTTTAGCAAGCATTGTCGAAGTTGTGACAAATGTGTTGATTGTTTTGATCATCATTGCCGG TGGCTTAACAATTGTGTCGGTCGCAAGAACTATATCACATTTATATTGCTGATGGCTGCCAGTCTTCTCTGG CTCATTATTGAAGCTGCAGTTGGGATCGCAGTTATAGTGCGTGTGTTTGTTAACAAAAGGGAAATGGAAACAGAGATTGTCAATAGACTCGGAAATGGATTTTCTCGGACACCTTTTGCTACGGTTGTT GGTCTCTGCACTGCTGTTTCCATGCTCGCATTGTTTCCATTGGGTGAACTTTTCTTTTTCCACATGCTTCTCATTAAAAAG GGCATTACAACTTATGAGTACGTTGTGGCAATGAGAGCAATGAGTGAGGTTCCACCTGGAGCTTCTGTTGATGAGGAAATGCCTAATGTGCTGTACTCTCCTTCTGGATCTGCCACGACTGGCTTTAGTGGTGGAAGCTCCCTTGGTCTATCGTACAAAGGAGCCTGGTGCACTCCGCCTAGAGTGTTTGTTGATTATCAG GATGAAGTGATTCCTCATTTGGACCCTGGAATGGTTCCGTCGACGGTAGATCCAGATGCAACTGAATCAGCAGAGAGGGGCAACAAGATCCCAAAGAGACCTGTCAAACTCAGTGCTTGGAAACTCGCAAAGCTGAATTCAAATGAAGCCACAAGGGCAGCAGCCAGAGCCAGGGCGTCATCATCTGTTCTACGGCCAATAGAAAACCGTCATGCACAAGACGATGAACTTAGTTCCAGTGGCACCATCAGTGTCGTCAGTAGTGTAAGCGCAGATGCAAATGCGGCTGCGATGAGGAACAATGATCCAAGGTTGCCTCTTTCTAGAAACTCTTTTGCTCCAAGCCATGGTAGCAAGGACGAGTACGAGACGGAGACCCACAGTATGAGcagtttcagcagtccaagccATGTTCACGAGGCTGTCTCGCTTAGTCCTCTCCCTCAGTATCATACTGCTGGCAACCGCTTTGCTGCAGGGGCCTCATCGAATGCTCCCCGGCCACCTCTCAATCCAGGAATGATCCACTCAACCTTTGATGAAAAGATAATGCAGAAAGGAAACAAGGCCGATCCAGTGCTACACCCTGCTCCTGCTCCCGCAGCTTCTCTTCTGAGAGATGTGAGAAGAACATCAGTTGTTTGGGACCAAGAAGCAGGTAGATATGTATCAGTACCTGCAACAACATCTGAGGCAAGAACCAGATTAGCTTCACACCACCAGCCAATTCCTAGCTCACACGCTCAGAATCCAAGATCCGTTCTTCCACCTCAAGATTCTTCATCAGGGAAAGCCCCTCTTCATCCTCCACCGCAGCAAGGAGAGAGACTAATGTATACAGGTGACTCTATCTTCTTTGGAGGTCCGCTGGTAAATATCCCCAACAGAGATGGCCTAAGAAACGAAGGTGACTCGGGAAGAGAGGGGCAAGACAGAATGACATTGGCATTACCTCGGGAAGCTAGATTCAGAAGAGACACAACCTCAAACCAGCTTCCGGTGTTTGCTCCTGTGGGTACCCGCAAGTAG
- the LOC103871066 gene encoding VQ motif-containing protein 22 — protein MANPNNDWSQFYNKQTFFPTTSTTTTTASTSADSSVNPESRRVSKPTRRRSRASRRTPTTLLNTDTANFRAMVQQFTGGPSAMAFGSPSSGFSLTSSGPTAGASSVGYQYANFQNQVAHHEVLQQQRQYMVSSSNHVSTHLSYPNTVVSDGFLAVDESRDGGRGGGGYAPSSEMNSNSTTSWLQ, from the coding sequence ATGGCCAACCCCAACAACGACTGGTCTCAATTCTACAACAAACAAACCTTCTTCCCCACCACAAGCACCACCACGACCACCGCTTCCACGTCAGCTGATTCTTCCGTTAACCCTGAAAGCCGCCGTGTTTCAAAGCCAACTCGTCGGAGGTCTAGAGCCTCCCGCCGTACACCCACTACACTTCTCAACACCGACACAGCCAACTTCAGAGCCATGGTCCAACAATTCACCGGCGGTCCATCCGCCATGGCTTTCGGTTCACCGTCATCTGGTTTTAGCCTCACCTCGTCGGGACCCACAGCCGGAGCTTCTTCGGTCGGCTATCAGTACGCTAATTTCCAGAACCAAGTTGCTCACCACGAAGTATTGCAACAACAACGACAGTACATGGTCTCGTCATCAAACCACGTGAGTACTCATCTTAGCTATCCTAACACAGTGGTTTCCGATGGTTTTCTGGCTGTGGATGAAAGTAGAGACggtggaagaggaggaggaggctatGCTCCATCATCGGAGATGAATAGCAATAGTACTACTTCATGGTTGCAATGA
- the LOC103871266 gene encoding putative F-box/LRR-repeat protein At4g15060 — protein MDKISPLPDELLLKVLLLLPTKVAASTSILSKRWEFLWMWLPKLAYDDSMDEHNSLLDFITLNMPQHRAPVIESLRLSFSYGYKGSVTREDIRMWVAIAVTRFLRELSLDLTFEVNPTKLPSSLYTCKSLVILELEEGILVDVPRTTCLPSLKTLLLQGVTYADQKSLHRLLSSCPVLEDLFVKHNGCESEHLETFSVIVPSLQRLTLKICRGSFFKALVMNTPSLKYFKFTDYTCEHHDFSDTDIDFDFDYNGYSFYSDDMPKLEEMEVDSTYLDTENFVSLITHVKRLSLCLPDQAENEKVTCFNPSVDLSLEHPPYSFFFIVCRLYIVRVLSSASFVV, from the coding sequence ATGGACAAAATCAGTCCGTTGCCTGATGAATTGCTTTTGAAGGTACTATTGCTTCTTCCAACAAAAGTTGCTGCAAGCACAAGTATTTTATCCAAGCGATGGGAGTTTCTCTGGATGTGGCTGCCTAAACTTGCGTACGACGACTCAATGGATGAACACAATAGTTTACTTGATTTTATCACTCTGAATATGCCACAACATAGAGCTCCAGTCATAGAGAGCTTGCGTCTCAGTTTTAGTTACGGATACAAAGGATCAGTTACACGGGAAGATATCAGAATGTGGGTAGCTATTGCAGTTACTCGCTTCCTTCGTGAGTTGAGTCTTGACCTTACTTTTGAAGTCAATCCTACTAAACTGCCGAGTAGTTTGTATACTTGCAAATCGCTTGTGATTTTGGAACTGGAAGAGGGGATTCTCGTTGATGTTCCTCGTACGACTTGTCTCCCTTCCCTGAAAACTTTGCTTCTTCAAGGCGTTACTTATGCAGATCAAAAATCTCTTCACCGACTTCTTTCCAGTTGCCCTGTTCTTGAGGATTTATTTGTGAAACACAATGGATGTGAAAGTGAACATTTGGAAACATTTAGTGTAATTGTGCCGTCCCTGCAGAGACTAACCCTAAAGATATGTAGAGGATCTTTTTTCAAAGCGCTTGTGATGAACACTCcatctttaaaatatttcaagttTACGGATTATACTTGTGAACATCATGACTTTAGTGATACTGatattgattttgattttgattataATGGTTACTCCTTCTATTCTGATGATATGCCTAAGTTGGAGGAGATGGAAGTTGATTCGACATACCTTGATACAGAAAACTTTGTTAGTTTAATCACACATGTCAAGCGGCTTTCATTATGCCTACCAGACCAAGCCGAAAACGAAAAGGTAACATGTTTCAATCCATCTGTCGATCTCAGTTTAGAACATCCtccatattcttttttttttatcgtgtGCAGGCTTTATATCGTGAGGGTATTGTCTTCAGCCAGCTTCGTCGTCTGA
- the LOC103847616 gene encoding choline-phosphate cytidylyltransferase 2 → MAINGDDKVSGEETASSNRPVRVYADGIYDLFHFGHARAIEQAKKSFPNTYLLVGCCNDEITNKFKGKTVMTESERYESLRHCKWVDEVIPDAPWVLTTEFLDKHQIDYVAHDALPYADASGAGNDVYEFVKSIGKFKETKRTEGISTSDIIMRIVKDYNQYVLRNLDRGYSREELGVSFVKEKRLRVNVKLKKLQEKVKEQQEKIQTVAKTAGMHRNEWVENADRWVAGFLEMFEEGCHKMGTAIRDGIQQRLLRQESEDAEDDESEEISDEDEVAEGDENYHVRKVS, encoded by the exons atggccATTAACGGTGACGATAAGGTTTCAGGAGAAGAAACAGCTTCGTCGAACCGGCCGGTTAGAGTCTACGCCGATGGAATCTATGATTTGTTCCATTTCGGTCACGCTCGCGCCATCGAACAAGCCAAGAAATC GTTTCCGAACACGTATCTGCTCGTAGGATGTTGTAACGACGAGATCACAAACAAATTCAAAGGAAAGACCGTGATGACAGAGTCCGAACGCTATGAATCTCTCCGACATTGCAA GTGGGTCGATGAAGTGATTCCAGATGCACCATGGGTTCTCACCACTGAGTTTCTCGATAAGCATCAGATCGACTACGTAGCTCATGATGCTCTTCC ATATGCGGATGCTAGTGGAGCTGGAAACGATGTCTATGAGTTT GTAAAGTCGATTGGGAAGTTTAAAGAAACTAAACGAACAGAGGGGATATCGACATCAGATATAATCATGAGAATTGTGAAAGATTATAATCAGTATGTGTTGCGTAACTTGGACCGAGGATATTCCAGAGAAGAGCTCGGTGTCAGCTTTGTTAAG GAGAAGAGGCTTAGAGTGAACGTGAAACTGAAGAAACTACAAGAGAAAGTGAAAGAACAACAAGAAAAG ATACAAACCGTAGCAAAAACTGCTGGGATGCACCGCAATGAGTGGGTTGAAAATGCTGATCGTTGGGTTGCTGGGTTTCTTGAAATGTTTGAGGAAGGTTGTCATAAAATG GGAACAGCCATCAGAGATGGGATCCAGCAACGGCTACTGAGGCAGGAATCAGAAGATGCCGAGGATGATGAGAGCGAAGAAATTTCTGATGAGGATGAGGTTGCAGAAGGGGATGAAAACTATCATGTCAGGAAGGTTTCTTAA
- the LOC117126537 gene encoding zinc finger BED domain-containing protein RICESLEEPER 2-like, translating to MVVTVHFIDSSWRLKKLIIGFKHIMDHKGQTISTVLLDCLSEWGIDKVFCVTVDNATANSSALRKFQTTYAMVSDEAFVLDGEFLHMRCSAHIINLIVRDGMAEIDQNVVAIRNAISYVRSHTNRLRSFELKVDAGKITRGSLPLDVKTRWNSTYLMLTTAQKFKVAFNRMETEDKLYNDHFYELDNGVKRTGPPQPRDWNAVDKLCRFLMIFYNSTLVVSASTSLNSHKCYGEIVTIATNLRSLSTSHDPDLKSKATEMLKKFDKYWDGVKNINKMLIVATVFDPNNKLELAKMCFEELYGLNSIDYNDMLESLITLLRSLYKEYSARHGGGLHPNDQASQSSEQVQTQSRNQSIERM from the coding sequence ATGGTTGTGACAGTGCACTTCATTGATTCTTCTTGGCGTTTGAAGAAGCTGATCATAGGATTCAAACATATCATGGATCACAAAGGTCAGACTATATCAACTGTTCTTCTCGACTGTTTGTCTGAATGGGGAATAGATAAGGTTTTCTGCGTAACAGTAGATAACGCTACTGCCAATAGTTCTGCTTTGAGGAAGTTTCAGACTACTTATGCTATGGTTTCAGATGAGGCTTTTGTTTTAGATGGAGAGTTTTTACACATGCGTTGTAGTGCTCATATCATTAACTTGATAGTTAGAGATGGAATGGCTGAAATAGATCAGAATGTGGTGGCCATCCGTAATGCGATCTCCTACGTTAGATCACACACTAACAGATTGAGGTCTTTTGAGCTGAAAGTTGATGCCGGTAAGATTACAAGAGGAAGCTTGCCATTGGATGTGAAGACAAGGTGGAATTCAACCTATCTAATGTTGACAACAGCTCAGAAGTTCAAGGTGGCTTTCAATAGGATGGAGACAGAAGACAAGCTCTACAATGATCACTTCTATGAGCTTGATAATGGAGTCAAAAGGACAGGACCTCCTCAGCCAAGGGATTGGAATGCGGTTGATAAGCTGTGTCGGTTTCTCATGATTTTCTACAACTCGACGTTGGTGGTTTCAGCTTCAACTTCACTCAACTCGCATAAGTGCTATGGTGAGATAGTGACTATCGCGACCAATCTCAGAAGTCTCTCTACCAGCCATGATCCTGATTTGAAGTCAAAGGCAACAGAGATGCTGAAGAAGTTTGACAAATACTGGGATGGTGTGAAGAACATTAACAAGATGTTAATTGTGGCTACTGTGTTCGATCCAAACAATAAGTTGGAGCTTGCAAAGATGTGTTTTGAGGAGTTATATGGGCTGAATAGCATTGATTATAATGACATGTTGGAGTCGTTGATCACTCTGTTGAGAAGTTTGTACAAGGAGTACAGTGCAAGACATGGAGGCGGTTTACATCCAAATGATCAGGCATCTCAGTCATCCGAGCAAGTTCAGACTCAGAGTAGGAACCAGAGTATTGAGAGGATGTAG